In Gopherus evgoodei ecotype Sinaloan lineage unplaced genomic scaffold, rGopEvg1_v1.p scaffold_31_arrow_ctg1, whole genome shotgun sequence, a single window of DNA contains:
- the LOC115640601 gene encoding interferon-inducible GTPase 5-like — translation MLSSAMQSLELREQDLTEMGSLIQSRVVLEVSSQVQTLLDSLDSATLDIAVTGESGAGKSTLVNALRGLSDSDPRAAPTGVVETTAEPTPYPHPSLPSVRLWDLPGTGTPTFRAERYLEQVGLMRFDFFLLVASERFRESHAQLAQALAAAGRPFYFIRTKVDQDLRASRRRRPGRFQEGQVLGEIRADCARQLEKGGVAAPRVFLLSAFQLHRFDFPRLQATLAEELAGHKRHALLLALPALTAEAVGRRKETLRRHIWKKALLASLVSALPGLPLQLNVPMLVETLGSYRRSFGLDEKSLGVLARAGARSPQWLWAQVRSELARELSPAAVRDVLSQAALCGQAAARLARARLPLLENLVAGGISFVAAYFLLHSALEDFARDAQRVLEAAYRMEEEGGPCDPPDPGFLYD, via the coding sequence gcgggagcaggACCTGACCGAGATGGGCTCCCTGATCCAATCCCGTGTGGTGCTGGAGGTTTCCAGCCAGGTCCAAACCCTGCTGGATTCGCTGGACTCTGCCACTCTGGACATCGCTGTGACAGGCGAATCCGGCGCCGGCAAATCCACCTTGGTCAACGCCCTCCGTGGCCTGAGCGACTCAGACCCCCGTGCCGCCCCCACCGGCGTTGTGGAGACCACCGCCGAGCCCAcgccctacccccaccccagcctccccAGTGTCCGGCTCTGGGATCTCCCTGGCACCGGCACCCCCACCTTCCGGGCTGAGCGGTACCTGGAGCAGGTGGGGTTGATGCGCTTCGATTTCTTCCTCCTGGTGGCTTCGGAGCGGTTCCGGGAGAGCCACGCccagctggcccaggccctggccGCCGCGGGCAGGCCCTTCTACTTCATCCGCACCAAGGTGGATCAGGACCTGCGGGCGTCCCGCCGGCGCCGACCGGGCCGCTTCCAGGAGGGCCAGGTGCTGGGCGAGATCCGCGCGGACTGCGCCCGCCAGCTGGAGAAGGGAGGCGTGGCAGCCCCACGGGttttcctgctctctgccttccaGCTGCATCGCTTCGACTTCCCGCGGCTGCAGGCCACGCTGGCGGAGGAGCTAGCCGGGCACAAGCGCCACGCGCTGCTCCTGGCCCTGCCGGCTTTGACGGCTGAGGCCGTGGGGCGCCGGAAGGAGACGCTGCGGCGACACATCTGGAAAAAGGCCCTGCTGGCATCCCTGGTCTCGGCGCTGCCGGGGCTCCCGCTGCAGCTCAATGTGCCCATGCTGGTGGAGACGCTGGGCTCCTACCGCCGCAGCTTCGGCCTGGATGAGAAGTCCCTGGGGGTGCTGGCCCGGGCGGGTGCCAGGTCCCCGCAGTGGCTGTGGGCACAGGTGCGCTCGGAGCTGGCCCGGGAGCTCTCCCCGGCGGCCGTGAGGGACGTGCTGAGCCAGGCCGCGCTCTGTGGGCAGGCGGCCGCCCGCCTGGCCCGTGCCCGCCTGCCGCTGCTGGAGAACCTGGTGGCCGGCGGCATCTCCTTTGTGGCCGCCTACTTCCTGCTGCACAGCGCCCTGGAGGACTTCGCCAGGGACGCCCAGCGGGTGCTGGAGGCCGCATacaggatggaggaggagggggggcctTGTGATCCCCCTGATCCCGGGTTCCTCTATGACTGA